Sequence from the Candidatus Neomarinimicrobiota bacterium genome:
GGTGTTCCGGTAGCTGGTTTATGCTCGGTCATTGGGGAGCTGGCGGCAGCTGCGAGCGCCGCGACAAACGGTTAGCCCGAAATCTCCGGGGAGTCTCCGGGAGGTGTGGTAAATTGCGACCGCCGGGGCAGGAACCGGCCCGTGCGGGCGGCATAGCGCTGGTAATCCTCACCGAAAAAAGCAATCAGCCACTGCTCCTCCATCAGGGCCAGACGAATCCAGATCAGGTGCAGCGGCAGAGCTGCCAGCAACACCAGCCAGGCCTGGAAAGCGAAGGCAACAGCGGCGGTCCCGCCCCACAGCAGGGCACTGTAGATGGGGTGGCGCACCACGGCGTAGGGGCCGGTGCTGGCCAGACGCTGGTCGCGCTGGGCAGCTAGCAATACGCGCAGGCTCCAGACGATGGTTGCCAGAGTGTCAGTGGCGAAGAGCAGGGTCATGCCCCAGCGCCAGCCGGGTGAAAGCTGCAGGGTCGGTATAGGCAGGCTGCGCTGCAGGGCCAGGAAGAGGCTCCACGTCAGCAGCGACAGCGCGAAACCCGCCGTGCCAGCGCGCGGCGTCGGGCTGTCCCCCAGCGTCACGGGAGTTTACGGTTGGGCGGCTGCTTCGCGGAAATAGCGCAGAACATCCTGGTTGTGGGTGGTGACATCCACATCCTTGATGATCTTGACGACGCGCCCATCTTCATCAATGAGGAATGAGCGGCGGATGGCCATGGGGTAGATCCCCTTGGTGCCATACAGTTTGGAGACCTCTTTGCGGGCATCGCTAAGCAGGGCGAAGGGCAGTTCGTGCTTGGCGATAAAATCCCGGTGAGACTCCGGTGAGTCGTAGCTGATACCCAAAATGACGATGTTGGCCGTCTGATACTCGGCGTAGACATCGCGCAGACCGCACGCTTCCTTGGTGCAGCCGGGAGTGTCGTCCTTGGGGTAGAAGTAGACCAATACCCTCTGGCCGCGGTAATCGGACAGGGAGCGGTCCACTTCATGCTGATCGGGCAAGGTGAAGTCGGGCGCCAGGTCGCCTTCGGCCAGGGGCTCTGCGGCCAGCAGTACCCCGGCGGCAGCCAGCCACCCGGCCGCAATCAACCGCCCGATCGATATGCCGCGCTGCATAGCAAGGCGATTATACCACCACCCGCCCAGCTATTCAAGACATTTTGGGCCGGTATGTCGCTGGCGG
This genomic interval carries:
- a CDS encoding isoprenylcysteine carboxylmethyltransferase family protein; protein product: MTLGDSPTPRAGTAGFALSLLTWSLFLALQRSLPIPTLQLSPGWRWGMTLLFATDTLATIVWSLRVLLAAQRDQRLASTGPYAVVRHPIYSALLWGGTAAVAFAFQAWLVLLAALPLHLIWIRLALMEEQWLIAFFGEDYQRYAARTGRFLPRRSQFTTPPGDSPEISG
- a CDS encoding peroxiredoxin, with amino-acid sequence MQRGISIGRLIAAGWLAAAGVLLAAEPLAEGDLAPDFTLPDQHEVDRSLSDYRGQRVLVYFYPKDDTPGCTKEACGLRDVYAEYQTANIVILGISYDSPESHRDFIAKHELPFALLSDARKEVSKLYGTKGIYPMAIRRSFLIDEDGRVVKIIKDVDVTTHNQDVLRYFREAAAQP